The following proteins are encoded in a genomic region of Zea mays cultivar B73 chromosome 9, Zm-B73-REFERENCE-NAM-5.0, whole genome shotgun sequence:
- the LOC103639294 gene encoding ankyrin repeat-containing protein ITN1, translating to MAGLEIGPASPGSEGAPSPASSVGASVERPEQSSPRVTKRPGLVMSFSGKRLDQSPAGSPSPSPSLSRPVLVMSHSSNRLDQSPARPVLVMSRSSNRLDQSSPASSPAPVKAPVLVMSGSSNRLDSSHPSPSPSPSPTAAAAAAPVLVLSNSGKRMDQVGRKKYVKQVTGRHNDTELHLAAQRGDLEAVRQIIAEIDAQMTGTGEEFDNEVAEIRAAIVNEANEMEATALLIAAEKGFLDIVVELLKHSDKDSLTRKNKSGFDALHVAAKEGHRDIVKVLLDHDPSLGKTFGQSNVTPLITAAIRGHTEVVNLLLERVSGLVELSKANGKNALHFAARQGHVEIVKALLDADTQLARRTDKKGQTALHMAVKGTNPEVVQALVNADPAIVMLPDRNGNLALHVATRKKRSEIVNVLLLLPDMNVNALTRDRKTAFDIAEGLPLSEESQEIKECLSRAGAVRANELNQPRDELRKTVTEIKKDVHTQLEQARKTNKNVYGIAKELRKLHREGINNATNSVTVVAVLFATVAFAAIFTVPGGNTDDGVAVAVHATSFKVFFIFNAVALFTSLAVVVVQITVVRGETKAERRVVGVINKLMWLASVCTTVAFISSSYIVVGRHFKWAALLVTLIGGVIMAGVLGTMTYYVVKSKRVRKIRKKVKSTRRSGSNSWHHNSELSDSEVDRIYAI from the exons ATGGCCGGCCTGGAGATCGGGCCGGCGTCGCCGGGCTCGGAGGGGGCGCCATCGCCGGCGTCGAGCGTGGGCGCCTCCGTGGAGCGGCCCGAGCAGTCGTCGCCGCGGGTGACCAAGCGCCCAGGCCTCGTCATGTCCTTCTCCGGGAAGCGGCTGGACCAGTCGCCGGCcgggtcgccgtcgccgtcgccgtcgctgtCGCGCCCGGTGCTGGTCATGTCCCACTCCAGCAACCGCCTCGAccagtcgcccgcgcgcccggTGCTCGTCATGTCCCGCTCCAGCAACCGGCTGGACCAGTCCTCCCCGGCGTCGTCGCCGGCGCCAGTGAAGGCGCCCGTGCTGGTCATGTCAGGCTCCAGCAATCGGCTTGACAGCTCGcatccgtcgccgtcgccgtcgccgtcgccgaccGCCGCGGCCGCCGCTGCGCCGGTTCTGGTGCTCTCCAACTCCGGCAAGCGGATGGACCAGGTGGGGCGGAAGAAGTACGTCAAGCAGGTGACGGGCCGCCACAACGATACGGAGCTCCACCTCGCCGCGCAGCGCGGGGACCTCGAGGCCGTGCGCCAGATCATCGCCGAGATTGACGCCCAAATGACCGGCACCGGCGAGGAGTTTGACAACGAGGTCGCCGAGATCCGCGCCGCTATAGTGAACGAGGCCAACGAGATGGAGGCGACCGCGCTGCTCATCGCCGCCGAGAAggggtttcttgacatcgtcgtCGAGCTGCTCAAGCACTCCGACAAGGACAGCCTCACCAGGAAGAACAAGTCCGGATTCGATGCTCTGCACGTCGCTGCAAAAGAGGGCCACAGAG ATATTGTCAAGGTACTTCTGGACCATGATCCATCCCTTGGGAAAACGTTTGGCCAATCGAATGTGACTCCTCTCATAACTGCGGCGATTAGAGGCCACACTGAGGTGGTGAACCTACTGCTGGAGCGAGTTTCTGGGTTGGTTGAGTTATCAAAAGCGAATGGAAAGAATGCCTTGCACTTTGCTGCCCGGCAGGGGCATGTGGAAATCGTGAAGGCTTTGCTAGATGCTGATACCCAGCTTGCTCGGAGGACTGATAAGAAAGGCCAGACTGCTCTACACATGGCAGTAAAAGGTACTAACCCGGAAGTTGTTCAAGCGCTTGTGAATGCCGATCCGGCAATAGTCATGCTACCTGACAGAAATGGCAACTTAGCTCTGCATGTTGCAACCAGAAAGAAAAGATCAGAG ATTGTAAACGTGCTTCTGCTTCTCCCGGATATGAACGTGAATGCGTTGACTAGGGACCGGAAGACCGCATTCGACATCGCCGAGGGCCTCCCACTATCAGAGGAGTCCCAAGAAATAAAGGAGTGCTTGTCCCGCGCTGGCGCGGTCAGAGCAAATGAGCTGAATCAGCCTCGGGATGAGCTCAGAAAAACAGTTACAGAGATCAAGAAGGACGTGCATACTCAGCTTGAGCAGGCGAGAAAAACCAACAAGAATGTCTACGGCATCGCGAAGGAGCTAAGGAAACTCCACAGGGAGGGCATCAACAACGCGACGAATTCAGTCACGGTCGTGGCGGTGCTCTTCGCCACAGTGGCGTTCGCCGCAATCTTCACGGTGCCCGGCGGCAACACCGACGACGGCGTAGCGGTGGCCGTGCACGCGACATCCTTCAAGGTGTTCTTCATCTTCAACGCCGTCGCCCTCTTCACGTcgctagcggtggtggtggtccAGATAACGGTGGTCAGGGGCGAGACCAAGGCGGAGAGGCGGGTGGTGGGGGTCATCAACAAGCTGATGTGGCTGGCCTCGGTGTGCACGACGGTCGCGTTCATATCCTCCTCGTACATCGTGGTGGGGCGGCACTTCAAGTGGGCGGCGCTCCTGGTGACCCTGATCGGCGGGGTGATCATGGCCGGCGTGCTCGGCACGATGACGTACTACGTGGTGAAGTCCAAGCGCGTGCGCAAGATCAGGAAGAAGGTGAAGTCGACGAGGAGGAGCGGCTCGAACTCGTGGCACCACAACTCGGAGCTCTCGGATTCGGAGGTCGACCGCATCTACGCCATATGA